A region of Alteromonadaceae bacterium 2753L.S.0a.02 DNA encodes the following proteins:
- a CDS encoding phosphoglucomutase, whose amino-acid sequence MALHERAGLPVEEQDLINIPRLISEYYTRQPNTEDQPVAFGTSGHRGSAFASTFTETHIAAICQALAEYRSEQKITGPMFVGVDTHALSESAFITAVEVLSANGVTLMVQEGRGYTPTPVISHAILGYNKGRTSDLADGIVITPSHNPPQDGGFKYNPPNGGPADTDVTEVIQTRANEIIDANCAPVKRQSFSSACSSERVVQYDFIKPYVDDLGNVLNMQAIAEAGVRIGVDPLGGSGVAYWDVIATTWGLNIEMVSRKVDPTFSFMTLDKDGKIRMDCSSPYAMAGLISLKDKFDIAIGNDPDYDRHGIVTPSGLMNPNHYLAVAIQYLYSHREQWGDSLAIGKTLVSSSMIDRVALSLGRELAEVPVGFKWFVDGLYEGRYGFGGEESAGASFLRRDGSVWSTDKDGIILGLLAAEICAVTGKDPSQHYAALTEQFGSPVYTRIDAPASGAQKSCLKKLDADSVSATELAGEAITQKLTHAPGNGAAIGGLKVCTENGWFAARPSGTEEIYKIYAESFKGEAHLQQILDEAQEIVGATFKDAGV is encoded by the coding sequence ATGGCATTACACGAACGCGCAGGGCTCCCCGTTGAGGAGCAGGACCTCATCAATATTCCCCGGCTCATTAGCGAGTATTACACCCGGCAACCCAACACCGAAGACCAGCCAGTGGCATTTGGAACATCAGGCCATCGAGGCAGCGCATTCGCCAGCACCTTCACTGAAACACACATAGCTGCGATTTGTCAGGCGCTGGCGGAATACCGCAGCGAGCAGAAGATCACCGGCCCCATGTTTGTGGGGGTTGACACACACGCGCTGTCTGAAAGCGCTTTTATTACCGCGGTCGAGGTGCTAAGCGCCAATGGCGTGACACTGATGGTGCAAGAGGGCCGGGGCTACACCCCAACACCGGTAATATCCCATGCAATTCTTGGCTACAACAAGGGCCGTACCAGCGATCTCGCCGATGGTATTGTGATCACCCCTTCACACAACCCACCGCAGGACGGCGGCTTTAAATACAACCCACCCAACGGTGGCCCAGCCGATACCGACGTAACTGAGGTGATACAAACCCGCGCCAATGAAATCATCGACGCCAATTGCGCCCCAGTTAAGCGACAATCGTTTTCCAGTGCCTGTAGCAGCGAACGAGTTGTCCAATACGATTTCATCAAACCCTATGTGGACGATCTGGGTAATGTTTTGAATATGCAGGCCATTGCCGAAGCTGGTGTGCGTATTGGGGTAGACCCGCTGGGCGGCAGTGGTGTTGCCTACTGGGATGTGATCGCCACAACCTGGGGCCTCAATATCGAAATGGTGAGTCGCAAGGTTGATCCAACCTTCTCATTTATGACACTCGACAAAGACGGCAAAATTCGCATGGACTGTTCGTCACCCTATGCAATGGCGGGCTTGATTAGCTTGAAAGATAAATTCGATATCGCCATCGGCAATGACCCAGACTACGACCGCCACGGCATAGTCACCCCGAGCGGCTTGATGAATCCGAACCACTATCTCGCCGTCGCCATTCAATACCTGTATTCGCATCGCGAGCAATGGGGCGATTCGCTGGCAATCGGCAAAACATTGGTATCTTCGAGCATGATAGACCGCGTTGCTCTGTCATTGGGGCGGGAGCTGGCGGAAGTGCCAGTGGGCTTTAAATGGTTTGTCGATGGTCTCTATGAAGGGCGTTACGGCTTTGGTGGCGAAGAGAGTGCCGGCGCATCGTTTCTGAGACGCGATGGGAGTGTGTGGTCTACCGACAAAGACGGTATCATCCTCGGTTTACTCGCTGCAGAAATTTGCGCAGTTACGGGGAAAGACCCATCTCAACACTATGCCGCTCTTACTGAGCAGTTTGGCTCGCCGGTATACACCCGCATCGATGCCCCTGCCAGTGGAGCACAAAAAAGTTGTCTGAAAAAATTAGATGCCGACAGCGTATCCGCAACCGAGCTTGCAGGGGAAGCTATTACCCAAAAGCTGACCCATGCGCCGGGCAACGGCGCTGCAATCGGAGGCCTTAAAGTGTGCACCGAAAACGGCTGGTTCGCGGCACGGCCCTCGGGCACGGAGGAAATCTACAAAATTTACGCGGAGAGTTTTAAAGGCGAGGCTCATCTACAACAAATATTGGATGAGGCCCAGGAAATTGTGGGGGCGACCTTTAAAGACGCAGGTGTGTAG